In Sulfuracidifex metallicus DSM 6482 = JCM 9184, a single window of DNA contains:
- a CDS encoding DNA cytosine methyltransferase → MGRFKVVDLFSGAGGFAEGFRLNNFDIKLAVEINSAASKSYSLNFPDSIVLQEDIRDISGYEIKKLINGNPDVVIGSPPCEPFTAANPLRMANPLDRLYQDSQGSLTLEYIRLVGELSPKIFVMENVQAIVGTPSLRDAIIYEFNKIGFKNIFLNFMEAEKYGSPSRRSRVFISNIEIKPTPSYRKVTVWEAIGDLEERRDLPNHEIQELDEKKIKEISKLGFEDYLTMFQGSNGRSIPAKIRLNPFQVGPTVMGNSRFIHPFSNRFLTVREQARLMTYPDNHVFMGSRDDQYNQVGEAVPVVLSSIIAAEVLGAFNG, encoded by the coding sequence ATGGGACGGTTTAAGGTAGTTGATCTGTTTTCTGGTGCAGGAGGATTTGCTGAGGGCTTTAGGTTAAATAACTTTGATATAAAATTGGCTGTAGAAATCAATTCGGCTGCATCTAAAAGTTACTCGTTAAATTTTCCTGATTCAATAGTCCTACAAGAGGATATAAGGGACATCTCTGGTTATGAGATAAAGAAGTTGATAAACGGAAATCCTGACGTTGTTATAGGAAGTCCGCCTTGTGAACCTTTTACCGCAGCTAATCCGCTGAGGATGGCCAATCCTTTAGATAGGTTATATCAGGACAGTCAAGGATCACTGACGCTAGAATATATAAGGCTCGTTGGTGAGCTTTCACCTAAAATCTTCGTGATGGAAAACGTGCAAGCTATAGTAGGCACACCTTCTCTACGGGATGCCATAATCTATGAATTTAATAAAATAGGATTCAAGAATATTTTTCTTAACTTTATGGAAGCAGAAAAATACGGAAGTCCTTCTAGACGTTCTCGCGTTTTCATTTCTAACATCGAAATAAAGCCTACTCCATCTTATAGGAAAGTTACCGTATGGGAAGCTATAGGAGATTTGGAAGAAAGAAGAGATCTTCCTAATCACGAAATACAAGAGCTAGATGAGAAGAAAATAAAGGAAATAAGCAAACTCGGTTTCGAGGATTATCTTACGATGTTTCAGGGTAGCAACGGAAGAAGCATACCCGCTAAAATTAGGTTAAATCCTTTTCAAGTCGGGCCAACTGTTATGGGAAATTCTAGGTTTATACATCCTTTTTCTAATAGGTTTCTTACAGTTAGAGAACAGGCCAGATTGATGACTTACCCTGATAATCATGTTTTCATGGGAAGCAGGGATGATCAATATAATCAGGTTGGAGAAGCCGTTCCAGTAGTCTTATCTAGTATAATTGCAGCTGAAGTATTAGGTGCTTTTAATGGATGA
- the hisS gene encoding histidine--tRNA ligase has product MIRTEPVRGMKDYVGIEAKEIRFLEDVFRKTVELSNYIEVISPIIEEFSLFAMKGGEELRRTMYTFKDKAERELSLRPEITPSIARVFLDKLQPLPRPIKLYYIGTVYRYDEPQNGRYREFRQAGVEVLGAEGPLVDTLVINDLYTFFNKIGMGNIITIKLNNISIIRRILEDMGINEGEQEHILHLIDKGLFDDAVQEIDRLATSDKKNMETMFEIIKAGTISEVKLKDYISYYKNLSQQFIYLKQVYEMSKNLGIPVKLDMSLVRGLAYYTGIIFEVKTENVQFSIAGGGRYDRLIEIYGGPHTPAVGFAVGIERTLIAGKGYIKISQLPKIIIFNLTSSCLMFSISLAGKLRENGYITEIDTKGGSLGKAIPSYISQGFRLMIIIGEKEVREGNVTVKDLDKKTQVTVAVDKLLDLLKQML; this is encoded by the coding sequence ATGATAAGAACTGAACCAGTTAGAGGAATGAAGGATTACGTTGGTATTGAGGCTAAGGAGATACGATTTTTAGAAGACGTTTTTAGAAAAACGGTAGAGCTTTCAAATTATATTGAGGTAATATCTCCAATAATAGAAGAGTTTTCGCTTTTTGCAATGAAGGGTGGAGAAGAACTTAGAAGAACAATGTATACCTTTAAAGATAAGGCAGAAAGGGAACTCTCTTTGAGACCAGAAATAACTCCTTCTATTGCTAGAGTTTTTCTAGACAAGCTTCAACCCTTACCTAGGCCAATTAAGTTATATTATATTGGAACAGTCTACAGGTACGATGAACCTCAAAACGGAAGATATAGAGAGTTTAGACAAGCTGGAGTAGAGGTTCTTGGTGCAGAAGGACCTTTGGTTGACACCTTAGTAATTAATGATCTATATACATTTTTCAATAAGATAGGAATGGGAAATATAATTACAATTAAATTAAATAATATATCAATTATAAGAAGAATATTAGAGGATATGGGAATTAATGAGGGAGAACAAGAACATATTTTACATTTAATTGACAAAGGCCTTTTTGACGATGCGGTTCAAGAAATAGACAGACTAGCTACGTCTGATAAGAAAAACATGGAGACAATGTTCGAAATAATAAAAGCTGGTACTATATCAGAGGTTAAGCTAAAAGATTACATTTCGTATTATAAAAATCTTTCACAACAATTTATTTATCTTAAACAAGTTTACGAAATGTCCAAGAACTTAGGCATTCCTGTAAAGTTAGATATGAGTTTAGTTAGAGGATTGGCTTATTACACTGGAATAATTTTTGAGGTAAAAACTGAAAACGTTCAGTTTAGCATTGCTGGAGGAGGAAGATATGATAGATTAATAGAAATATATGGTGGTCCTCATACACCTGCTGTAGGTTTCGCGGTTGGAATAGAGAGAACTTTAATAGCTGGGAAAGGGTATATAAAAATTTCGCAACTTCCTAAAATAATAATTTTTAATTTAACTTCGTCCTGCTTAATGTTTTCTATCTCCCTTGCTGGAAAATTAAGAGAAAATGGCTACATAACTGAGATAGATACAAAAGGTGGATCTCTAGGTAAAGCAATTCCCTCCTATATTTCACAAGGTTTTAGACTAATGATAATTATTGGAGAAAAAGAGGTTAGAGAGGGAAACGTAACGGTAAAGGATTTAGACAAAAAGACTCAAGTCACAGTTGCTGTAGATAAGTTATTGGATCTGTTAAAACAAATGTTATAA
- a CDS encoding transcription factor, whose protein sequence is MVSSEELFVSLAESLLGEDVVSVLKLLLDEGVEMTDDEIANKLNMKVNDVRKRLYSLSEQGFVVSRRTREKEKGWYIYFWKPNLDHINEILIERKRQILNKLQSRLEYESSNTFYICSRDMNRYSFEEAFENEFKCPRCGTPLEYYDSEKVKQFLSEKIKTIQNEIEKETKNGTV, encoded by the coding sequence ATGGTTAGCAGTGAAGAACTCTTTGTAAGCTTGGCTGAGAGCCTACTAGGAGAGGACGTAGTGTCAGTTTTAAAGTTATTGTTAGATGAAGGGGTCGAGATGACAGATGATGAAATAGCGAATAAACTTAACATGAAAGTTAATGATGTAAGAAAAAGGCTATATTCACTTTCAGAACAGGGGTTTGTAGTATCTAGACGAACAAGAGAAAAAGAAAAAGGATGGTATATTTATTTCTGGAAACCAAATCTAGATCATATAAATGAAATATTGATTGAAAGAAAAAGGCAAATACTTAACAAGCTTCAGAGTAGGCTAGAGTATGAAAGTAGCAATACGTTTTACATTTGCAGCAGAGATATGAATCGATATTCTTTTGAGGAAGCTTTCGAAAATGAATTTAAGTGTCCTAGATGTGGTACCCCATTAGAATATTATGATTCGGAGAAGGTTAAACAATTTCTTTCGGAAAAAATAAAGACCATACAAAACGAGATCGAAAAAGAGACCAAGAATGGGACGGTTTAA
- the psmB gene encoding archaeal proteasome endopeptidase complex subunit beta, which yields MEELPSTAIGLKTSDGIILGSERRLSYGGYVLSREAKKIAKIGEFGIAGAGIYGDLQSLTRIMNVEIKYYELSNNRKISVKAAAKLLSTLLYQYKMMPFISEIIFGGIDENGPQLFIMDPVGSLIEDDYAAVGSGARTAIGVLESSYSKNISIDQGIELAEKAIRASIERDITSGDGIDILAIDKNGFKEKFLNQ from the coding sequence ATGGAAGAATTACCTTCAACTGCAATAGGACTTAAGACGTCTGATGGTATCATACTAGGTTCAGAAAGGAGATTAAGTTACGGAGGTTATGTGTTAAGTCGAGAAGCTAAAAAAATAGCAAAAATAGGAGAGTTTGGAATAGCAGGAGCAGGAATATATGGAGACCTTCAATCTCTAACTAGGATAATGAACGTTGAAATAAAGTACTATGAACTATCTAACAATCGAAAAATTTCAGTTAAAGCTGCAGCAAAGTTACTGTCTACTTTGTTATATCAATATAAAATGATGCCTTTTATATCTGAAATAATTTTCGGAGGAATAGATGAAAATGGACCTCAGCTCTTCATTATGGACCCAGTAGGCAGCCTAATAGAGGACGACTATGCTGCAGTAGGTTCAGGAGCTAGAACAGCAATAGGAGTTTTAGAGTCAAGCTATTCTAAAAACATTAGCATTGATCAAGGGATAGAATTAGCGGAAAAGGCAATCAGAGCTTCTATAGAAAGGGATATAACTTCAGGAGACGGAATAGATATATTAGCTATTGACAAAAATGGTTTTAAAGAGAAATTTTTAAATCAATAG
- a CDS encoding Lsm family RNA-binding protein, whose product MSSRRILGEFNSILDKTVTVRLTDSRTYTGTFYSFELNPFIITLLNAKDSDKNVYYKVIINGNLVEEIQLKNAPIFDVKEFGQKLEKDLNLRPGDVKIYDDVGILTVMDKIKVSEMGVEGTGPLAQRVYEIYNEYMSKRKKESNQ is encoded by the coding sequence ATGTCATCCAGAAGGATATTAGGTGAATTTAATTCAATTTTGGATAAAACTGTAACAGTAAGATTAACTGACTCGAGAACATATACTGGAACCTTCTATTCGTTTGAGCTGAACCCTTTTATCATAACGTTATTAAATGCAAAAGACTCAGATAAAAATGTCTACTATAAAGTTATAATAAATGGTAATTTAGTAGAGGAAATTCAATTGAAAAATGCACCTATATTCGATGTAAAGGAGTTTGGTCAAAAACTTGAGAAAGATCTTAATTTAAGGCCAGGAGATGTAAAAATTTATGATGACGTAGGAATTCTGACAGTAATGGACAAGATAAAGGTTAGTGAAATGGGAGTAGAAGGAACCGGACCTTTAGCACAAAGAGTTTATGAAATATATAACGAATATATGTCAAAACGCAAGAAGGAGAGTAATCAATGA
- a CDS encoding DNA-directed RNA polymerase subunit G, which produces MLNTIDGLNEQCEITSINKGTLKGILLVEMHCEKREIIFDIVNDINTFTEKEKVNVVLSKIRPEFGPEDFCGHGYIVTQKKNESGLVTIISIFGLLVKIIDKDDNNLIKDTNLNIMDHIYFCVKKAK; this is translated from the coding sequence TTGTTAAATACCATTGATGGACTTAACGAGCAATGTGAAATTACATCAATAAATAAGGGTACACTTAAAGGAATTCTTTTAGTAGAAATGCATTGTGAAAAACGCGAAATAATATTTGATATAGTAAATGATATTAATACTTTTACTGAAAAAGAAAAAGTAAATGTAGTATTGAGCAAAATTAGACCAGAATTTGGCCCAGAGGATTTCTGCGGTCATGGCTATATAGTTACTCAGAAAAAGAATGAAAGTGGATTAGTTACTATAATATCAATTTTTGGATTATTAGTGAAAATCATTGATAAAGACGATAATAATTTAATAAAGGATACAAACTTAAATATTATGGATCATATATACTTCTGCGTTAAAAAAGCCAAATAG
- a CDS encoding pseudouridine synthase, with protein sequence MKEFLTPPERPSKFDLNYLSGIAEYQFGYEASKVLFSKNNFFIRRSINTQKIREILTNSYELFLVLRAQTTLFSLTTISASPLVEHFKKPKFRVIINNNVRDYVKVGQNVFCKHVIDVDPEIRSGDEVIIVDEEDKVIGVGRAKVSGLEMNLMKRGMAVNVKRGVKNED encoded by the coding sequence ATGAAGGAATTTCTCACACCTCCCGAGAGACCATCAAAGTTTGACCTTAATTACCTAAGTGGAATTGCGGAATACCAATTTGGCTATGAGGCGTCAAAAGTCCTCTTCAGTAAAAATAATTTTTTTATTAGACGTTCAATAAATACACAAAAGATTAGGGAAATTCTAACTAATTCGTATGAGTTGTTCTTAGTCCTTAGGGCGCAAACTACTTTATTCTCGTTGACTACAATTAGTGCATCCCCTCTAGTAGAACATTTCAAAAAACCAAAATTTAGAGTAATAATAAACAATAATGTAAGAGATTACGTTAAAGTCGGCCAAAATGTTTTCTGTAAACATGTAATAGATGTAGATCCTGAAATAAGAAGTGGCGATGAAGTTATAATAGTAGATGAAGAAGACAAGGTAATAGGTGTAGGTAGAGCTAAAGTATCCGGCTTAGAAATGAATCTAATGAAAAGAGGAATGGCGGTAAACGTGAAGAGAGGTGTTAAAAATGAAGACTAA
- a CDS encoding PAC2 family protein — protein MKTKIILKKVDPRSLRESVFITGFRTIGEVGYLATRHLVLKLGMKRIGFVTTPRYKDVAFLDEYGVATPFELFFDDKNKIIVQLNHFLPSQREWADFVKTTIKWMKEIGVKDSIAIGGLDKRYRTGQESFRWLKTTTSKVELDSPMIEKQLLMVGPLALYTAYSEIEDFPATILLPYAERDITDPAAAAVAIETINQIYSINVDVNELYEEARKIEEDIKRQLEAFQKESGRGKSTDRLYM, from the coding sequence ATGAAGACTAAAATTATACTTAAAAAAGTAGATCCAAGAAGCCTAAGGGAGAGCGTTTTCATAACTGGATTCAGAACTATTGGAGAAGTAGGTTATCTCGCAACAAGACACCTCGTACTTAAGTTAGGAATGAAGAGGATAGGATTTGTGACAACCCCAAGATATAAAGACGTTGCTTTTCTGGACGAATATGGAGTAGCTACTCCATTTGAATTATTCTTTGATGATAAGAATAAAATAATTGTTCAGTTAAATCATTTCCTTCCATCTCAAAGAGAATGGGCTGACTTTGTAAAGACTACCATTAAATGGATGAAGGAAATTGGAGTAAAGGATTCTATTGCCATCGGTGGGCTTGACAAAAGATATAGAACAGGACAAGAGAGCTTTAGATGGTTAAAGACTACCACTAGTAAAGTTGAGTTGGATTCGCCTATGATAGAAAAGCAGCTATTGATGGTAGGACCTTTAGCTCTTTATACAGCGTATTCTGAAATAGAAGATTTTCCCGCTACAATACTTCTACCATATGCGGAGAGAGATATTACAGACCCTGCAGCAGCAGCTGTAGCAATAGAGACAATAAATCAAATCTATAGTATTAATGTGGATGTAAATGAATTGTATGAGGAAGCAAGGAAAATAGAAGAGGATATAAAAAGACAATTAGAAGCCTTCCAGAAAGAGTCAGGACGAGGAAAGAGTACCGATAGACTCTATATGTAG
- a CDS encoding tRNA methyltransferase translates to MVARAFGAKGVFIEGEDTHLIDSIKKATEVWGGSSYFKVETISDGKSLVSQWRNKGGITIHLTMYGINVCEKIKELSSFEVPLLIIVGSEKVDSWYYHNVDFNLAIGNQPHSEIAALAIFLDRLYKGLELHYIFEDSKLRVIPQEAGKKVVKNG, encoded by the coding sequence CTGGTGGCTAGAGCATTTGGAGCTAAAGGTGTATTCATTGAAGGAGAGGACACTCATTTGATTGATTCTATAAAAAAGGCTACTGAGGTTTGGGGAGGTTCTTCATATTTTAAGGTAGAAACTATTTCTGATGGAAAGTCCTTAGTTTCTCAATGGAGGAATAAGGGTGGAATTACCATACATTTAACTATGTATGGTATTAATGTATGTGAAAAAATAAAGGAGCTAAGTAGCTTCGAGGTACCTTTATTAATTATTGTCGGTTCAGAAAAGGTTGACAGCTGGTATTATCATAACGTCGATTTTAATCTTGCAATAGGAAATCAACCACATTCTGAAATAGCTGCATTGGCTATATTTTTAGATAGGTTATATAAAGGACTAGAGCTACATTATATATTTGAGGACTCTAAACTTAGAGTTATACCTCAGGAGGCAGGTAAGAAGGTGGTAAAAAATGGTTAG
- a CDS encoding multiprotein bridging factor aMBF1 — translation METSDREYCELCGEPIHGKGTTVLYEGSVITVCSSCYSKIAKYSKPAPNPAPRQEIHKPKQFVPATSSKPKYNLSEDLEIADDYYRLIKQARERLKMTQFQLAQKLKVSENIVKRFELGKLKPTLDQAKSLEKILGIKLIVPIESNEGDNGTDNELTLGDIVRIREGRK, via the coding sequence ATGGAAACCTCTGATAGGGAATACTGTGAGTTGTGTGGAGAACCCATTCACGGTAAAGGTACTACCGTCCTTTATGAAGGAAGTGTTATTACCGTTTGTTCCTCTTGTTACTCTAAGATCGCTAAATACTCAAAACCTGCTCCAAACCCAGCCCCAAGGCAGGAAATACATAAACCTAAACAATTCGTTCCTGCAACTTCTTCAAAGCCAAAGTACAATCTAAGCGAAGATCTTGAAATAGCTGATGACTATTATAGGTTAATTAAGCAAGCCAGAGAGAGACTAAAAATGACACAGTTTCAATTAGCGCAGAAATTGAAAGTATCTGAAAATATAGTAAAACGATTTGAACTTGGAAAACTTAAACCTACCCTAGATCAGGCAAAATCATTGGAAAAGATACTTGGAATTAAACTTATAGTTCCAATAGAAAGTAACGAAGGTGACAATGGAACAGATAACGAACTTACATTAGGAGATATAGTGAGAATTAGAGAGGGGAGGAAGTGA
- the tgtA gene encoding tRNA guanosine(15) transglycosylase TgtA, whose translation MGDFEIREEDLAGRIGKLETRHGTLETPTFFPVIHPVRLDIGIDILKKIGFNNFITNAFLIYKNRKNFKKIHEEFKFDGTIMTDSGAYQILQYGNVDIDNLTIVEFEKQIKPDIAVILDLPTGNTEDRAEAEKSVEETIKRVGEVYNEVDDDIIWTYPIQGGRYLDLIRKSTIDFNKFKDKFKFAALGSPTVLLQEYDYRSVVSMLVEVRTNLSRGVPLHLFGGGVPHMIPIMVALGVDSFDSASYILYARDNRYITRDRVLKLEEMDYFPCSCDVCAKYTPKELLEMDYDERIKLLAIHNLYAIKLEVNSTKQAIKEGRLFEYLQEKSRSHPAVYSAFKEALKYNELLEKFDNGIKPTGKGIFLFDYDSVFRPEIRRFGKILNRYEPKSKNAVLICYEGLSRPFLEDELVRKYVSISLRENKDVFIVVPFFGLIPIYWSDSYPLAQFELSEPVDDLVRKHMIDVIKDFITKKNYSKVEVVNCKDLHIESIGTLSSS comes from the coding sequence ATAGGAGATTTCGAAATAAGAGAAGAAGATTTAGCAGGAAGAATAGGTAAACTTGAAACCCGACATGGAACACTCGAAACTCCAACATTTTTCCCTGTAATTCATCCAGTTAGACTTGATATAGGAATAGATATTTTAAAAAAGATAGGTTTTAATAATTTTATTACTAATGCATTTTTAATCTACAAAAATAGAAAGAATTTTAAAAAAATTCATGAAGAATTCAAATTTGATGGAACTATAATGACAGATAGTGGAGCATATCAAATTTTACAATATGGTAATGTAGATATAGATAATTTAACTATAGTCGAGTTTGAAAAACAAATAAAGCCTGATATTGCAGTAATCTTAGATTTACCTACTGGAAATACCGAAGATAGAGCTGAGGCAGAAAAATCGGTGGAGGAAACCATCAAAAGAGTTGGAGAGGTATATAATGAAGTAGATGATGATATTATTTGGACCTATCCAATTCAAGGAGGAAGATACCTAGATCTAATAAGGAAATCAACAATAGATTTCAATAAATTCAAAGACAAATTTAAATTTGCCGCGCTAGGTAGTCCAACTGTCCTTTTACAGGAATATGACTATAGATCTGTAGTCTCAATGCTAGTTGAAGTTAGAACTAATCTATCTAGAGGAGTTCCTCTCCACTTGTTTGGAGGAGGTGTTCCACACATGATACCCATAATGGTAGCTCTAGGAGTGGATTCATTCGACTCCGCTTCTTATATACTATATGCAAGAGATAACCGGTATATTACAAGAGATCGTGTTCTTAAGTTAGAAGAAATGGATTATTTTCCATGTAGTTGCGATGTATGTGCAAAATACACTCCGAAGGAACTTTTAGAAATGGATTATGATGAAAGAATTAAATTGCTCGCAATTCATAATCTTTATGCAATTAAATTAGAGGTAAATTCTACAAAGCAGGCAATAAAAGAGGGCAGACTTTTTGAGTATTTGCAAGAGAAATCTAGAAGTCATCCAGCTGTATATTCTGCTTTTAAAGAGGCTTTAAAATATAATGAACTTTTAGAAAAATTTGATAATGGTATAAAACCTACTGGGAAAGGAATTTTTCTATTTGACTATGACTCAGTATTTAGACCAGAAATTAGAAGATTTGGAAAAATACTAAATAGGTATGAACCTAAGAGTAAAAACGCCGTTCTTATATGTTACGAGGGTCTCAGTAGACCTTTCCTAGAAGACGAACTAGTAAGAAAATACGTATCTATTTCATTAAGAGAGAATAAAGACGTTTTTATAGTGGTACCTTTCTTCGGATTAATACCTATATATTGGTCTGATTCTTATCCATTAGCTCAATTCGAGTTATCTGAGCCAGTTGACGATTTGGTAAGGAAACATATGATTGACGTAATAAAGGATTTTATTACAAAAAAGAACTATAGTAAAGTAGAAGTTGTTAATTGTAAAGATCTACATATAGAGTCTATCGGTACTCTTTCCTCGTCCTGA
- a CDS encoding proteasome-activating nucleotidase, translating into MSGYIDVIKERSNHNNVGDDTLDRLLQEKINSLQIEIDSLRKELNYYKAEMEKLLSPPLIEATVLDVMDNNRVLVRSSSGPNLLVNISNNIKTADIKPGMSVALNQRGSTIIELLKQRDDPYVKSMEIIDRPNITYAEIGGLEEQIRELREVVELPLKKPELFREIGIEPPKGVLLFGPPGTGKTMLAKAVANESNATFIHVVASEFAQKFVGEGARIVKEVFEMAKKKAPSIVFIDEIDAIGAKRIELGTSGEREIQRTLMQLLSEIDGFKALDNVKIIAATNRIDILDPALLRPGRFDRLVEVPLPNTEGRKEIFRIYTQKMKIEENINNEILANMTEGFSGADIKNSCVEAGYIAIRNDRNVVTMNDMLEAIDKIQKKKSINKGIERKEKFI; encoded by the coding sequence TTGTCAGGATATATTGATGTGATAAAAGAAAGAAGCAACCATAATAATGTAGGCGATGACACTTTAGATAGATTACTTCAAGAGAAGATAAACTCATTACAAATTGAAATAGATAGCCTTAGAAAAGAACTAAATTACTATAAAGCAGAAATGGAAAAATTGCTTAGCCCTCCTTTGATAGAGGCTACTGTGCTTGATGTAATGGATAATAATAGAGTTTTGGTTAGAAGTTCTTCAGGCCCAAATCTTCTTGTTAATATATCAAATAATATAAAAACTGCAGATATAAAGCCTGGAATGAGCGTTGCTTTAAATCAAAGAGGCTCAACCATAATAGAGCTCCTTAAGCAGAGAGATGATCCTTATGTTAAATCTATGGAAATTATAGACAGACCTAATATAACCTATGCGGAAATTGGAGGACTTGAGGAACAAATTAGGGAATTAAGAGAAGTTGTAGAGCTACCGCTAAAGAAACCTGAGCTCTTTAGAGAAATAGGAATAGAACCTCCTAAAGGCGTCCTGCTATTTGGTCCCCCTGGTACTGGAAAGACCATGTTAGCCAAGGCAGTTGCAAACGAGAGCAATGCTACGTTTATTCATGTAGTAGCTTCTGAGTTTGCTCAAAAATTCGTTGGAGAAGGAGCTAGAATAGTTAAGGAAGTGTTCGAGATGGCAAAGAAAAAAGCTCCCTCTATAGTATTCATAGATGAAATTGACGCTATAGGTGCTAAAAGGATAGAGCTAGGCACAAGTGGCGAAAGGGAAATTCAACGTACTTTGATGCAACTTCTATCAGAGATTGATGGTTTTAAAGCCTTAGATAACGTGAAGATAATAGCTGCGACTAATAGAATAGATATACTGGACCCAGCTTTATTAAGGCCAGGTAGATTTGACAGACTTGTAGAAGTACCCTTACCAAATACTGAAGGAAGGAAAGAAATATTTAGAATTTATACACAAAAAATGAAAATTGAGGAGAATATTAACAATGAAATCTTAGCTAATATGACCGAAGGATTTAGTGGTGCAGACATCAAAAACTCTTGCGTAGAAGCGGGATACATCGCAATAAGAAACGATAGAAACGTAGTAACAATGAACGACATGTTAGAGGCTATTGATAAAATACAGAAGAAAAAATCTATAAACAAGGGGATTGAACGAAAAGAGAAATTTATATGA
- the hflX gene encoding GTPase HflX, which translates to MRKAVLFADLDFIDEATDLAFGAGFDVVEKYKLPKRPNPKYFIQQDKLFYIKDRSEIDAVIIFDLLKPRNFINIKKELINKEILDKTLLLLEIFALHAGSKEAKLQIELARMKYEIPILKESYTKAKITEQQGPLGAGTYGVESIIKLYNRRIVKITKDLESLKKFKETMIHTSRNVGIPTVSIVGYTNAGKTTIFNVMTGLSQKVDSTMFTTMSPKRSSISKEGKKVMLVDTVGFIRAIPPQIVDAFFVTLSEAKNSNFLMLVLDSSLEDSIMLEYLRSSIFTLREIGISGKPMLIVLNKIDKIREQEVKSKIEIVENVSKDLYCPIIAVVPVSALKGMNISSLRDEIFKMALG; encoded by the coding sequence GTGAGGAAGGCAGTATTATTTGCAGATTTGGACTTTATAGATGAAGCGACGGATCTAGCATTTGGAGCTGGTTTCGACGTAGTAGAAAAATATAAATTACCCAAACGTCCTAATCCAAAATATTTTATACAGCAAGATAAATTATTTTATATAAAGGATAGAAGCGAAATAGACGCAGTAATTATATTTGATTTATTAAAGCCAAGAAATTTTATTAATATAAAAAAAGAATTAATAAATAAGGAAATTTTAGATAAAACTCTACTTTTATTAGAGATCTTTGCGTTACACGCAGGCTCGAAAGAGGCAAAGCTACAGATAGAGCTAGCTAGAATGAAATATGAAATACCAATTTTGAAAGAGTCCTATACCAAGGCTAAGATAACTGAACAACAAGGACCTTTAGGAGCAGGTACGTACGGCGTTGAGTCTATAATTAAATTATATAATAGAAGAATAGTAAAAATTACTAAAGATTTAGAATCCTTAAAAAAATTCAAAGAAACTATGATTCATACAAGTAGAAACGTAGGAATTCCTACTGTATCCATAGTTGGTTATACTAATGCAGGGAAAACTACAATTTTCAATGTAATGACAGGTTTATCTCAAAAAGTAGACTCTACAATGTTTACTACCATGAGCCCTAAACGTTCTTCAATATCTAAGGAAGGAAAAAAGGTAATGTTGGTAGACACGGTTGGATTTATACGTGCTATTCCACCACAGATTGTGGACGCTTTCTTTGTAACTTTATCTGAAGCAAAAAACTCCAATTTCTTAATGCTTGTATTAGATTCGAGCTTAGAAGACTCTATTATGCTAGAATATCTTAGATCGTCGATATTTACCTTAAGAGAAATTGGCATATCTGGTAAGCCGATGTTAATAGTTCTAAATAAAATCGATAAGATTAGAGAACAGGAAGTCAAATCTAAGATAGAAATTGTTGAAAACGTCTCAAAAGATCTATATTGCCCTATTATTGCAGTAGTTCCAGTGTCAGCACTAAAAGGTATGAATATAAGCTCACTGAGGGATGAGATATTCAAAATGGCCTTAGGCTAA